Proteins encoded in a region of the Clostridium butyricum genome:
- a CDS encoding prealbumin-like fold domain-containing protein yields the protein MSGDKYTVDKSQKGDLRVNLSAGDNKIKYYECGNDSYVFEILDDQVCHEEDKCECCNIEPKEKEIKHEEKKETFNNGRIVVKSIIDCGKQEVLKGVKINLYKINGLSPILIESKVTDDDGEVVFSNIEEGSYRIIELINKEFFEKPKYINWNEITIDCNNKKEKILIVNKLKKHKSTSKHN from the coding sequence ATGAGTGGAGACAAATACACTGTAGATAAAAGTCAAAAAGGTGATTTAAGAGTTAATTTATCAGCAGGAGATAATAAAATAAAATATTATGAATGTGGCAATGATAGCTATGTGTTTGAAATTTTAGATGATCAAGTATGTCATGAAGAAGATAAATGTGAATGCTGCAATATTGAACCAAAAGAGAAGGAAATAAAGCATGAAGAGAAAAAAGAGACTTTTAATAATGGAAGAATAGTGGTAAAGTCAATAATTGATTGTGGTAAACAGGAAGTTTTAAAAGGTGTAAAAATCAATTTATATAAAATAAATGGCTTATCACCAATTCTAATTGAATCAAAAGTTACTGATGATGATGGGGAAGTTGTGTTCTCAAATATTGAAGAAGGTTCATATAGAATAATAGAACTTATTAATAAAGAATTTTTTGAGAAACCAAAGTATATTAACTGGAATGAAATAACAATTGATTGTAATAACAAGAAAGAAAAAATATTAATAGTGAATAAGCTAAAAAAACATAAAAGTACAAGTAAACATAATTAG
- the dut gene encoding dUTP diphosphatase, with protein MEYTLKIKKINEKAVIPNYAHEGDAGLDLYAVEKLVLNPGERGLVHTGIQIELPKNTEAQIRPRSGLALKNGITTLNSPGTIDEGYRGEIGVILINHGQETFVVEEGMKIAQMIVKPVYRVNIVEAEELTDSERKANGFGSSGTK; from the coding sequence ATGGAATATACATTAAAGATAAAAAAGATAAATGAAAAGGCAGTAATTCCTAATTACGCTCATGAAGGAGATGCTGGTCTTGATTTATATGCAGTTGAAAAATTAGTGTTAAATCCAGGTGAAAGAGGTCTTGTTCACACAGGAATACAAATAGAACTTCCTAAAAATACAGAAGCTCAAATAAGACCTAGAAGTGGATTAGCATTAAAAAATGGAATAACTACATTGAATAGTCCTGGAACTATTGATGAAGGATATAGAGGTGAAATTGGAGTTATACTTATAAATCATGGACAAGAAACTTTTGTTGTTGAAGAAGGTATGAAAATAGCTCAAATGATTGTAAAACCTGTTTATAGGGTTAATATTGTGGAAGCAGAAGAGTTAACTGACTCAGAAAGAAAAGCTA